GCAGGCGGTGGctacaaaaaggaagaagaacaaaagagaaattgaaaagcaaaaaaaaaaaaaaaaaacttatttccaAAAATTGTTGCTGGGAgcaagaagttatttttttttttttttttgtttctgttccaaatctattctctagccacttttctattcctgggaatagaaaaataagttggtgTTACCtaacagatttttgttctttttttgttccagagaacaaaaaagagaaatcgggagaaatagaaacgttatcatATAGGCCCTAAGACGAGCATGGAGGTTATGTAGGGACAAGGTTCAAGCGGGCAAATAGTTTGCAGGGATGGATCCTACTACGAGGTGGACGTGCCGAATTGACGACCTAGCAATCTGGACTGCCTCATTTGCAGCAGATGGTACAATTGAAAATACTGTATAACAAAACTCtagattttttctcttttgtatttgcACATGAATGACAAGATCTACTAGACTTTCAAGCTGACATTTTCTATGGAGAACTTTCATGGTTTTTCTGGCCATTAGGACCCTAGTTTATGAAGGGGCTGGCTTGGTTTTTAATGGCCCGGCTAAAATCATCTCATGCATGGCCTCATTCTAACCAGACAAACCTACTTAGTTGTACTTTTAATCTTGTTGGACCAAAAAGAATATATACTTTTAATCTTGTAAAGGTATGCTTTTAGTTGGCCTTTTAAATGGAATTTTGGGATTACTCCTTTTGTGGAAACGCTGTCTTGAGAAATTGAAAGCTCGGTAGAGACAAACTATGAAGTCCTACAAGGCAATAAGCTAGCACCGAGGTTCtacgcaaaaagaaaaataaaatcacaatatAATCACCTCATAAAAGGGTAGGAACACTACTTTCTATCCCCTTTCACCACTTATATGATCAAGactctaattttaatttttctaatcaaatattGGGTGAACAACTGACCTAGCTCAACCTAAAAACCAACCGGAATTGGTTTCAAGCCAATTCACATAGGGATTGGTTCCTaggttaaaaaataaataaattaggaaaCTATCTTAACCTATTTTATATCTAGTTCATTGATCGGCTCGATGCACATTCAATTATTCCCTAACATCTAACTTTTAAGgtataatatgaaaattaagaaaataaatgacaATATCTCATCATAGTTCGATAAACTTACAGATAAGGTTgaagcttttttctttttcttttttcacagtAGGATGCGATTGTAATTATTAAGACAAGAAAATGGgaatcaagacaaaaaaaaaacttaagaaaaaaaatagcacATAAACTTAATGCATTAGGAGGCTGCCGTCGCGCTTCCGGTGAGACCTCCATTGCGCAACGAGGTCCTTTAGGTggtggagagggagaggagaggcaCAAGCCCGCGGAGGCACTTTGCCACGACGATATAGGCAACCGGGCCGAATACCACGCAAATGAGAAAATCCGCAATATTTGCGACCCACCAAGCTTCGGCAGTGGATGGCGGCTCAAGGTGGAGCTGGGGACCACGAGCCGACGGTCCTCTGACGTCGATTATGAATTCTTGGATTGAATTCTATACAACGTCGATATATTACTTAAGGTATCTTTATTATAAAAGTTCATGCATCTATAAGATTtaaaaagataagaattgagtctgaaaaaatgaaaatcatcatTATGATCATGAACATGATAATGAACATCACATCATCATTTTTGGTCGAGCGGCCGCTGTCCGGAGACGGCGATTTCGGCAAGGAGCAGGCGGAGGATATGCTGAACACGGCACGGTTCACTTGGAGAGGGGCCATCCTCAGGTTGGGCATGGTCAGGACGATGCCGTTGATGGCGTCGACGTAGCACTGCTCCGGTGCCTGCGGCTCCAGGGCGGCCGTCTGGTTCTCGACCACGGTCGGATTGGCGGGGAACAGGAAGGCCCGGAGCCTCGGGTTCCCGCCGCTCTCGTGGCGGTCGTACTCGTCGAGCATGTGCCTGAGATCCTCGTCCGATCGCACCGACACCAGCGCGTCGAGATCCTCCGGCGCCACCTGGTACTTAAGGACCACGTCCGCATCGATCTGGGCACTCAGCTTCTTCATCAAATCTGTAGCAGCAAAACAAATGACTCAGGATTTTCCATATCAACACGACGGACGAATCCGACATGCCAATCGTCACGGAGAAAAGGCGGCACCGGAGAAAGACGCGTCGCGAGAGATGGAGATGACCCGGGTCTCGCCGCCCACGTACTTGAGGTGCCCGTCGCCGGGCCGCGGCAGGATCTTCCCGCCGTGGCTGCACAGGAGCTTGACCTTGTTGCTCGGCAACATCGCCTCCctgcctccgccgccgcctccgccgtcgccgccaccgccttcATCTCCCATTATCCTTCAATGTTAATCGATTCAGAAGTTTGTTCAGTTTTGACAAGACGAAAAGGAATTAGAAAACGAGGCTATGCAAAGCCAAGTTCCTAATCTtcgttttcccttcttctttttttttttttttttttttttgtgtttttattatgGGAGAAATGCTGAAAATAGGAGGGTCAAGGGCTATTATCGGATAACTACAGTTTGTTATTAGCTAATTCAATTTCTCCTAATCCGCGAATTCTACACTGAAAAGaatttcggtttttattttcttttggaataTCCCTTCTGTCCCGAACCAATCCTCTATAAATCCGTAGTCTAGACCAAACAACGGCCCTGAATAATcggcttttcctcttttctttttagagcTTGGAAAAACAATATAGGGAAATGGGTTTGTAAACTTTAGATCTTGGtatatttcgaccaaaaaaaaaataaaaattagatctTGGTATTCCATAGATAAATTAGATAGTGATCCAACTCATGTAAATTCCCCCAATTTATGTCACACTAATCAAGTCACTGATGAGCCACGGCGGCAGTCTCGGTTCGCAAGGCTCCAAGGCTGCCGTCGCGCTTCCGGTGAGACCTCCACTGTGCAACAAGCCTCTTCGGTggcggagagggagaggagaggcaCAAGCCTGCACAGGCACTCGACCACGATGATATAGGCAACTAGGCTGAATACCTCGTGAATGAGAAAATCCGCGATATCTACGATCCACGAGCTTCGGCAATGGATGGCGGCTCGGGAGTGGAGCCGGGGACGGCGAGCCGATTCATCGCCTGTGAGGGGTTCTTTCCCCCCAcctccttccctttttccttctcgtCGGtcttacttctttttatttctcgtGAATTTACGTCCCGTTATCATTCATTGACGGTCCTTTGATGTCAATTATGAATTCTCGGATTGAATTCTATACAATGTCGATGTCTTACTTAATGTATCTTTATTATAAAAGTTTCATGCATCTATGAATTATTTAAGAAGTGaagaattgagttttaaatatgGAAAACTCCATTGCCTCTTAGATTCTGTAAAAATATGTGTGTTTGCTAATGCGACTTTCATTGTATTTATGatatgttaaaatattatcacaGATATATCATAGAAGAATTGATTttacatttattattattattattattattattattattattattggtggTCGGAAACATTAGTTAAGTAGGTTCCGGTTGCCTGTAAATAGTCAATGGCAGGT
This Eucalyptus grandis isolate ANBG69807.140 chromosome 7, ASM1654582v1, whole genome shotgun sequence DNA region includes the following protein-coding sequences:
- the LOC104454856 gene encoding uncharacterized protein LOC104454856, with amino-acid sequence MGDEGGGGDGGGGGGGREAMLPSNKVKLLCSHGGKILPRPGDGHLKYVGGETRVISISRDASFSDLMKKLSAQIDADVVLKYQVAPEDLDALVSVRSDEDLRHMLDEYDRHESGGNPRLRAFLFPANPTVVENQTAALEPQAPEQCYVDAINGIVLTMPNLRMAPLQVNRAVFSISSACSLPKSPSPDSGRSTKNDDNSIQEFIIDVRGPSARGPQLHLEPPSTAEAWWVANIADFLICVVFGPVAYIVVAKCLRGLVPLLSLSTT